From the genome of Spirosomataceae bacterium TFI 002, one region includes:
- a CDS encoding propionyl-CoA carboxylase beta chain — protein sequence MNKVEKNKLLSEKLVESALGGGQKRIDSRHEKGRLTAHERVNILMDEDSFEEIGALIVHRTTDFGMEDQKFLGDGVVTGYGTIHGRLVYVYAQDFTVFGGSLSETQAEKICRIMDMAMKNGAPIIGLNDSGGARIQEGVRSLGGYADIFYRNTLASGLVPQLSAIMGPCAGGAVYSPAITDFTLMVEGSSYMFVTGPNVVKTVTNETVSFEELGGAMTHAVKSGVTHLTSPNELACLEQVKTLLSYVPQNCEDKAPSLPYELKDESRPVLEEIIPNNAQQPYDIKAVINGIIDTDSFFEIHQEYAQNIVVGFARLAGKSIGIVANQPMYLAGVLDIDSSKKAARFVRFCDCFNIPLLTLEDVPGFLPGTDQEWNGIITNGAKLLYAFSEATVPRITVITRKAYGGAYDVMNSKHIGADMNFAWPTAEIAVMGAKGASEIIFKKEIAASDDPENALKEKEQEYADLFANPYTAAERGFVDEVIFPKDTRRKLIKAFSMLENKVASLPKKKHGNIPL from the coding sequence ATGAATAAGGTTGAGAAGAATAAATTATTAAGCGAGAAACTAGTTGAGTCTGCCTTAGGTGGAGGTCAAAAAAGAATTGATTCACGACACGAGAAAGGAAGATTGACTGCCCATGAGCGAGTAAATATCCTCATGGACGAAGATTCTTTTGAAGAAATAGGAGCTTTGATTGTTCATCGCACTACAGATTTTGGAATGGAAGATCAGAAATTTCTTGGGGATGGTGTGGTGACAGGTTACGGGACCATTCATGGGAGATTGGTTTATGTCTATGCTCAAGATTTCACGGTTTTTGGTGGTTCACTTTCCGAAACGCAAGCAGAGAAGATATGTAGAATAATGGACATGGCGATGAAAAACGGAGCCCCCATTATAGGTCTAAATGACTCAGGGGGAGCAAGGATTCAAGAAGGAGTTCGTTCGTTGGGTGGATATGCCGATATTTTCTACCGAAATACCTTAGCATCGGGACTTGTTCCACAGCTTTCTGCAATCATGGGACCTTGTGCTGGAGGAGCGGTTTATTCGCCTGCCATCACAGATTTCACATTGATGGTAGAGGGGAGCAGTTACATGTTTGTCACTGGGCCAAATGTTGTGAAAACAGTCACCAACGAAACTGTTTCTTTTGAAGAATTAGGAGGAGCAATGACACATGCTGTAAAGTCAGGAGTCACACATTTGACATCGCCTAATGAGCTGGCCTGTTTAGAGCAAGTGAAGACTTTGCTAAGCTATGTGCCGCAAAACTGTGAAGATAAAGCTCCAAGTTTACCCTACGAATTAAAAGATGAAAGCAGACCAGTTTTGGAAGAAATAATTCCAAACAATGCTCAGCAACCTTACGATATCAAAGCAGTAATAAATGGAATTATAGATACGGATTCCTTTTTCGAAATCCATCAAGAATATGCTCAAAACATCGTAGTAGGTTTTGCAAGGTTGGCAGGAAAAAGCATTGGGATTGTAGCGAATCAACCTATGTATTTGGCGGGTGTATTGGACATTGATTCATCCAAAAAAGCAGCTCGTTTTGTTCGCTTTTGTGACTGTTTCAATATCCCATTATTAACGCTGGAGGATGTTCCTGGATTTTTGCCAGGCACGGATCAAGAATGGAATGGTATCATCACTAATGGAGCGAAGTTACTTTACGCATTTAGCGAAGCAACCGTTCCAAGAATCACGGTAATTACTCGAAAAGCTTATGGTGGGGCTTATGATGTGATGAATTCCAAGCACATTGGTGCAGACATGAATTTTGCTTGGCCTACAGCCGAAATCGCGGTAATGGGAGCAAAGGGGGCTAGCGAGATCATTTTCAAGAAAGAAATTGCAGCGTCGGATGATCCAGAAAATGCCTTGAAGGAGAAAGAACAAGAGTATGCCGACCTTTTTGCGAATCCTTACACTGCTGCCGAACGTGGCTTTGTGGACGAAGTAATTTTTCCAAAAGATACTCGCCGAAAACTAATTAAGGCATTTTCTATGCTTGAAAACAAAGTGGCTTCGCTACCTAAAAAGAAACATGGAAACATACCTTTGTGA
- a CDS encoding heterodimeric methylmalonyl-CoA mutase large subunit precursor, whose amino-acid sequence MIDPKNSDFKRIRFLPKETESKAIGGLSGFAPFLGGPYATMYTQRPWTIRQYAGFSTAEKSNEFYRKNLAAGQKGLSVAFDLATHRGYDSDHPRVKGDVGMAGVAIDTVEDMKILFDQIPLDQISVSMTMNGAVIPIMAFYIVAAEESGVSPKQLRGTIQNDILKEFMVRNTYIYPPRPSMRLIGDIFKYTAEKMPLFNSISISGYHMHEAGATAEIELAYTIADGIEYIKTGIAAGLSIDDFAPRLSFFWGIGMDFYTEIAKLRAGRVLWSEEVAKFKPKGKKSQMLRTHCQTSGYSLTAQDPLNNVARTTIEALAAVLGGTQSLHTNSFDEAIALPSEYSAKIARETQKYLIKEAEITTLIDPFAGSVLVENLTVELIEKAKVLIAEIEELGGMTAAIERGIPKLRIESAAAKKQAEIDNGQRKVVGVNIFQTSKEEVFEFLQIDATQVREQQVERLNRVKKDRNEKAVVEWLNAIENAARGEGNILEFAVNAARERATLGEISDALEKVFGRHKSTTRTISGVYASSMENSRDFEKARKLVKQFAKLDGRQPRILIAKLGQDGHDRGAKIIATGFADLGFDVDIGPLFQTPQEAAKQAMENDVHILGISSLAAGHKTLVPDTIAALKDLESDDIMVIVGGVIPPSDYEFLYKSGVTAVFGPGTAIPKAAIEILEPMIKSFDE is encoded by the coding sequence ATGATAGATCCTAAAAATAGCGACTTCAAGCGTATTCGTTTTTTGCCAAAAGAAACGGAGAGCAAAGCTATTGGTGGTTTATCAGGTTTTGCCCCATTTTTGGGCGGGCCGTATGCCACCATGTATACCCAAAGGCCATGGACCATCAGACAATATGCGGGTTTTAGTACAGCAGAAAAAAGCAATGAGTTTTATAGAAAGAACTTAGCAGCAGGCCAAAAAGGGCTTTCTGTTGCATTTGATTTAGCTACACATCGAGGTTATGATAGCGATCATCCTAGAGTGAAAGGAGATGTCGGAATGGCAGGGGTAGCCATAGATACCGTAGAGGATATGAAAATCCTTTTCGATCAAATCCCGCTGGATCAAATCTCTGTTTCCATGACCATGAATGGAGCTGTGATACCCATCATGGCTTTTTACATTGTCGCTGCAGAAGAAAGCGGTGTGAGCCCAAAGCAATTGCGAGGAACCATTCAGAATGATATTTTGAAGGAATTCATGGTTCGCAATACTTACATTTATCCGCCAAGACCATCTATGAGATTGATTGGTGATATTTTTAAGTATACTGCTGAAAAAATGCCATTATTCAATTCCATAAGTATCAGTGGATATCACATGCACGAAGCGGGTGCTACGGCTGAAATAGAATTGGCTTATACAATTGCCGACGGAATTGAATATATTAAAACAGGAATAGCTGCCGGTTTATCCATCGATGATTTTGCTCCGAGACTTTCTTTTTTTTGGGGAATTGGAATGGATTTCTATACTGAAATTGCAAAACTGAGAGCTGGTAGAGTTCTTTGGTCCGAAGAAGTGGCCAAGTTCAAGCCGAAAGGCAAGAAGTCCCAAATGCTACGGACGCATTGCCAGACTTCTGGCTACAGTCTCACTGCTCAAGATCCTTTGAATAATGTTGCCAGAACGACCATAGAAGCACTTGCAGCTGTATTGGGAGGGACACAATCGTTACATACCAATTCATTTGATGAGGCCATTGCCTTGCCATCAGAGTATTCTGCAAAGATTGCTAGAGAGACGCAAAAGTATTTGATAAAAGAGGCAGAAATAACAACCCTGATAGATCCTTTTGCTGGTTCTGTTTTAGTAGAAAACCTAACAGTAGAACTGATTGAAAAAGCAAAAGTATTAATTGCCGAAATAGAAGAATTAGGAGGGATGACAGCCGCCATAGAACGTGGTATTCCAAAACTAAGAATAGAATCTGCAGCCGCCAAAAAGCAGGCAGAAATTGATAATGGGCAACGAAAAGTAGTGGGTGTTAATATTTTTCAGACCAGTAAAGAGGAGGTTTTTGAGTTTCTACAAATAGATGCTACACAAGTTAGAGAGCAACAAGTAGAGCGATTAAATCGAGTGAAAAAGGATAGGAATGAAAAGGCTGTCGTAGAATGGTTAAATGCCATAGAAAACGCTGCACGAGGCGAAGGTAATATTTTAGAATTTGCAGTGAATGCCGCTAGAGAAAGGGCAACTTTAGGTGAAATTTCAGATGCATTAGAAAAAGTGTTTGGAAGGCATAAATCAACAACTCGCACCATTTCAGGAGTATATGCGTCGTCTATGGAAAATTCCCGTGATTTTGAAAAAGCTAGAAAGTTGGTAAAGCAATTTGCCAAGCTTGATGGCAGACAACCAAGGATTTTGATTGCAAAACTTGGTCAAGATGGCCACGATAGAGGAGCAAAGATCATCGCTACTGGTTTTGCCGATCTCGGATTTGATGTGGACATTGGCCCATTGTTTCAAACCCCACAAGAAGCTGCAAAACAAGCCATGGAAAATGATGTACACATTCTTGGTATTTCTTCGTTGGCGGCAGGCCACAAGACTTTAGTGCCAGATACCATAGCAGCCTTGAAAGATTTAGAATCAGACGATATCATGGTTATTGTAGGTGGGGTAATTCCACCTAGTGATTATGAGTTTTTGTATAAAAGTGGGGTGACAGCCGTATTTGGCCCTGGAACAGCAATTCCCAAAGCTGCAATAGAGATTTTAGAACCTATGATTAAATCATTCGATGAATAA
- a CDS encoding acetyl-CoA carboxylase, biotin carboxylase subunit, with amino-acid sequence MKKILIANRGEIALRVMKTIRKMGLKSVAVYSDVDRNSPHVLYGDEAVCLGAAPSSESYLNQSLIIAKAIELGVDGIHPGYGFLSENSVFAQKVNDAGMTFIGPDTYAIEVMGSKLAAKDCVKAFDIPMVPGTDTALESVDEAIEVAKEVGFPILIKASAGGGGKGMRIVEKESDLASQFERAVSEAKSAFGDGSVFIERYVKSPRHIEIQILADKHGNVVYLFERDCSIQRRHQKVVEEAPSAVLTPALRKQMGEAAVLVAKSCDYVGAGTVEFLMDDQLNFYFLEMNTRLQVEHPVSEMITGLDLVEWQIRVARGEHLAFGQDDLKINGHAIELRVYAEDPTNDFLPDIGRLDTYRHPVGEGIRVDDGFLEGMEIPIYYDPMISKLCVHAADRATAIQKMKEAIEQYYIEGVKNTLDFGRFVMEHEAFQSGNFDTHFVKNYFSPTILQDQREAEAKVVALTALKNYLDEKEKLKVPVSLETNWSNSNRT; translated from the coding sequence ATGAAAAAGATACTAATAGCCAATAGGGGAGAGATTGCACTCAGGGTAATGAAAACCATTCGAAAAATGGGTTTGAAATCTGTAGCTGTTTACTCTGATGTTGATCGAAATTCTCCGCATGTGCTTTATGGAGATGAGGCTGTATGCCTAGGTGCTGCACCTTCCTCGGAGTCTTATTTGAACCAAAGTTTGATCATTGCTAAAGCCATAGAACTTGGAGTTGATGGAATTCATCCTGGCTACGGTTTTTTGAGCGAAAATTCAGTTTTCGCCCAGAAAGTGAATGATGCAGGTATGACATTTATCGGGCCAGATACCTACGCAATTGAAGTGATGGGTTCAAAACTCGCCGCCAAAGACTGTGTGAAAGCTTTTGATATTCCTATGGTTCCAGGTACCGATACCGCCTTGGAATCTGTGGATGAGGCGATTGAAGTTGCTAAGGAGGTTGGCTTTCCAATTTTGATCAAAGCATCGGCTGGTGGTGGAGGGAAAGGAATGCGAATAGTAGAGAAGGAGTCTGACCTTGCTAGCCAGTTTGAAAGAGCAGTAAGTGAAGCCAAGTCTGCTTTCGGAGATGGTTCTGTGTTTATAGAACGTTACGTGAAATCACCTCGACATATTGAGATTCAAATTTTGGCAGACAAGCATGGCAATGTCGTATACCTATTTGAAAGAGATTGCAGCATCCAACGTCGTCATCAAAAAGTGGTTGAAGAAGCCCCTTCGGCTGTTTTAACACCTGCTTTGAGAAAGCAAATGGGCGAAGCGGCAGTTCTGGTGGCTAAGTCGTGCGATTACGTAGGAGCTGGTACGGTTGAGTTTTTGATGGATGATCAACTCAATTTCTATTTTTTAGAGATGAACACTCGCTTGCAGGTTGAGCACCCAGTAAGTGAAATGATTACAGGCTTAGACTTGGTAGAATGGCAAATTAGAGTTGCTAGAGGTGAGCATTTGGCTTTTGGACAAGATGATTTGAAAATAAATGGTCATGCGATCGAGCTTCGGGTTTATGCCGAAGATCCAACGAATGACTTTCTACCAGATATTGGAAGATTAGATACTTACAGGCATCCAGTAGGTGAAGGAATTCGAGTGGATGATGGGTTCTTAGAAGGAATGGAAATTCCAATTTACTACGATCCTATGATCTCAAAACTTTGCGTGCATGCAGCTGATAGAGCTACTGCTATTCAAAAAATGAAAGAGGCCATAGAGCAGTATTACATTGAAGGTGTAAAAAACACGCTAGATTTTGGCCGCTTTGTAATGGAACATGAAGCTTTCCAAAGTGGCAATTTTGATACACATTTTGTTAAAAACTACTTTAGTCCTACAATTTTGCAAGATCAACGAGAGGCAGAAGCAAAGGTCGTTGCCTTGACAGCCCTGAAAAATTACTTGGATGAAAAAGAGAAATTGAAAGTGCCAGTTTCATTAGAAACCAACTGGAGCAACAGTAATAGAACATGA
- a CDS encoding Biotin-requiring enzyme yields the protein MGKKYEVNVGSYVFQLDEKEIEKIEINENPDSGQKVHFEGQNFEIKQLVPATSTKEGKYWLNGRPYSFKIKNELDLLVDKMGLSTSTKVLSKDLLSPMPGLVFKILVNVGDEVKEGDQLLILEAMKMENVLLAEQDGIIAEINCEEGKAVDKKQALLRFE from the coding sequence ATGGGTAAAAAATACGAGGTCAATGTCGGTTCTTATGTTTTTCAATTGGATGAAAAGGAAATTGAAAAAATAGAGATCAATGAAAATCCTGATTCAGGACAAAAAGTACATTTTGAAGGTCAAAATTTTGAAATAAAACAATTAGTGCCTGCAACAAGTACCAAAGAAGGTAAATATTGGTTAAATGGTAGGCCTTATTCCTTCAAAATAAAGAATGAATTAGATTTACTTGTTGACAAAATGGGTTTGAGTACCAGCACCAAAGTGTTAAGCAAGGATTTGCTTTCTCCTATGCCTGGCTTGGTTTTTAAGATTTTAGTAAACGTGGGTGACGAGGTGAAAGAAGGTGATCAGTTACTGATTTTAGAAGCTATGAAAATGGAGAATGTCTTGCTGGCTGAGCAAGATGGAATCATAGCCGAAATTAACTGTGAAGAAGGAAAAGCAGTAGACAAAAAACAAGCCTTACTACGATTTGAATAA
- a CDS encoding NAD(P)-dependent dehydrogenase, short-chain alcohol dehydrogenase family, protein MNLSEKIGLVSGGSSGLGAAVVEMLLSKGCKVAILDIQAPRKSSDSVLYIETDIRNEVAVVKAIEQVIEKYGNIHFNINCAGIATAKKVLGRKGIHDLESFANTIAINLSGTFNVLKACADKMSQNDLDENGVIINTASAAAYEGQIGQAAYAASKGGIVAMTLPIAREFSTHKIRVNAIAPGLFKTPLFDGLPPEAIASLEKQVPFPSRLGEPKEFAQLVLSIIENKMINGTVLRIDGALRMNSN, encoded by the coding sequence ATGAATCTATCGGAAAAAATTGGCCTAGTTTCAGGAGGTTCTTCTGGCTTGGGTGCTGCAGTAGTAGAAATGCTATTGAGCAAAGGTTGTAAAGTTGCAATATTGGATATTCAAGCTCCGAGAAAAAGCAGCGATTCTGTCCTATACATTGAAACGGATATTAGAAATGAAGTCGCTGTTGTAAAGGCAATAGAACAAGTGATTGAAAAATACGGAAACATACATTTCAATATCAATTGTGCTGGAATAGCAACTGCCAAAAAGGTTTTGGGACGAAAAGGTATACATGATTTGGAAAGCTTTGCGAATACCATCGCAATTAACCTTTCAGGAACTTTCAATGTACTTAAAGCCTGTGCCGATAAAATGTCTCAAAACGACTTGGACGAAAATGGCGTAATTATAAATACGGCTAGTGCTGCCGCATACGAAGGACAAATCGGACAAGCGGCTTACGCAGCCTCCAAAGGAGGAATTGTGGCAATGACCTTACCAATTGCAAGAGAATTTTCAACTCACAAGATTCGTGTAAATGCAATAGCACCAGGACTTTTCAAAACACCACTTTTTGATGGCTTACCACCCGAAGCAATAGCATCTTTGGAAAAACAAGTTCCTTTTCCGTCCAGACTCGGGGAGCCAAAAGAGTTTGCACAATTAGTACTTAGTATAATCGAAAATAAAATGATCAACGGAACAGTGCTTCGCATAGATGGAGCACTGCGAATGAACTCCAATTAA
- a CDS encoding crotonobetainyl-CoA hydratase, with amino-acid sequence MSAVNYEKINEHIALVTINRPDAYNAINNEVAQEMDAAVKKSEADSSVRVVILTGAGEKAFCAGADLKMIAAGRGAELNTPDNGFGGFVYAKRSKPWIAAVNGFALAGGAELCLACDMIIATDNSKFGLPEVKRGLVAGAGGMFRLPKMLPEKIAMEVICTGNHFDATFAEKHGLVNKIVPFADLMPTAIKLAEDIAINSPNSIKESMAFVKNMGNQSEAELIESSNVLFEKILQSADALEGTKAFVEKRAPIWKS; translated from the coding sequence ATGTCAGCAGTAAACTACGAGAAAATAAACGAGCATATAGCACTAGTAACCATCAATAGACCAGATGCTTACAATGCCATCAATAATGAGGTTGCTCAAGAAATGGACGCCGCAGTCAAAAAATCCGAAGCAGACAGCTCAGTTAGAGTTGTTATACTTACTGGAGCAGGAGAAAAAGCTTTTTGTGCAGGAGCAGATCTTAAGATGATCGCTGCTGGTCGCGGAGCAGAATTAAACACTCCAGATAATGGATTTGGTGGCTTTGTTTATGCTAAACGAAGCAAACCTTGGATAGCAGCTGTAAATGGTTTTGCACTTGCTGGCGGAGCTGAATTATGCCTTGCTTGCGATATGATCATCGCCACTGATAATTCGAAATTTGGTTTACCAGAAGTAAAGAGAGGTTTAGTGGCTGGTGCTGGAGGAATGTTTCGCCTACCCAAAATGCTACCCGAAAAAATTGCGATGGAAGTTATATGCACAGGAAACCACTTTGACGCTACTTTTGCGGAAAAGCATGGTTTGGTTAACAAAATTGTACCTTTTGCAGACCTAATGCCAACAGCTATAAAACTCGCTGAGGACATCGCCATCAACTCTCCAAATTCCATCAAAGAAAGCATGGCTTTTGTAAAAAACATGGGAAATCAGTCGGAAGCTGAACTCATTGAGAGTTCAAACGTTCTATTTGAAAAAATACTACAATCGGCAGATGCATTGGAAGGCACGAAGGCCTTTGTAGAGAAAAGAGCCCCTATTTGGAAATCTTGA
- a CDS encoding acyl-CoA thioesterase-2: MNNISELVDLVNLEKVAENVYLGQNYKAPWKRVFGGQVLSQALSAAYKTVPEGRIAHSMHAYFLLPGDINIPIIYEVDNVRDGGSFNTRRVVAKQQDKVIYITSISFQVVQKGLEHQIDMPNMVGPEGLKSDEDIIKRYKLLIPQNVMQAVESRPFEFRPVEKLSIFDRSTKLPYRHFWFKAKEKVEGNLALHQILLTYVSDYNLLTTATLPHVKGPIPKDLFMASIDHAMWFHREFRIDEWMLYAIDSPSASNTRGFTRGNIFDQKGRLVASTVQEGLIRPIKK; the protein is encoded by the coding sequence ATGAATAATATATCAGAATTGGTTGACTTGGTCAACCTTGAAAAAGTAGCAGAAAACGTTTATTTGGGTCAAAATTACAAAGCTCCTTGGAAAAGAGTTTTTGGCGGTCAAGTGCTTTCACAAGCCTTAAGTGCTGCCTATAAAACTGTACCCGAAGGACGAATTGCCCATTCCATGCATGCCTATTTCTTACTACCTGGAGATATCAACATTCCCATTATATACGAGGTAGACAATGTTCGTGATGGCGGTAGTTTCAATACCAGAAGAGTAGTAGCCAAGCAACAGGATAAAGTGATTTATATTACTTCTATTTCCTTTCAAGTAGTTCAAAAAGGGCTAGAGCACCAAATCGACATGCCAAATATGGTAGGTCCAGAAGGCTTGAAATCTGACGAAGATATTATTAAAAGATACAAGTTGCTTATCCCACAAAACGTGATGCAAGCTGTAGAGTCTCGTCCATTTGAATTTAGACCGGTTGAGAAATTAAGTATTTTCGATCGAAGTACGAAGTTACCTTATCGTCACTTTTGGTTCAAAGCAAAAGAAAAAGTGGAGGGTAATTTAGCTTTACATCAAATACTACTTACCTACGTTTCTGATTACAATTTGCTTACCACAGCAACATTACCACACGTAAAAGGACCAATTCCGAAAGACTTGTTCATGGCAAGTATTGACCACGCTATGTGGTTTCACAGAGAATTCCGCATTGACGAATGGATGCTCTACGCAATCGACAGCCCTTCAGCTTCAAACACCAGAGGTTTCACAAGAGGAAACATTTTTGACCAAAAAGGCAGACTCGTAGCATCAACAGTTCAAGAAGGATTGATTAGGCCGATTAAGAAGTAG
- a CDS encoding formyltetrahydrofolate-dependent phosphoribosylglycinamide formyltransferase, whose amino-acid sequence MDKKKRIVIFASGSGSNAESIVNYFENKPVEVVLFLTNNAEAGIIKRGKRLGIPTLVFDKKSFSQSDRVVALLQSLNIDLVVLGGFLWLIPEKLIKAFPDRIINIHPALLPKYGGKGMWGHHVHEAVVANGETESGITIHLVNEHYDEGRALFQKSTPILPSDSPEEVAAKVLKIEHEYFPKVVEEYLGRI is encoded by the coding sequence ATGGATAAGAAAAAACGTATTGTAATATTTGCCTCTGGCTCTGGTTCAAATGCTGAAAGTATTGTCAACTATTTCGAAAACAAACCTGTTGAGGTGGTTTTGTTTTTGACCAATAACGCTGAGGCGGGAATCATTAAGAGAGGCAAAAGATTAGGGATTCCAACGTTAGTTTTTGATAAAAAGTCCTTTTCGCAGTCTGATAGGGTAGTAGCTCTTTTGCAAAGTTTAAACATCGATTTGGTAGTACTTGGTGGTTTTCTTTGGCTTATTCCTGAAAAACTGATCAAAGCTTTCCCTGATCGTATAATCAATATTCATCCTGCACTTTTACCGAAATATGGAGGAAAAGGAATGTGGGGGCATCATGTACACGAGGCTGTTGTTGCCAATGGTGAAACAGAATCTGGAATTACGATTCATCTTGTAAACGAGCATTACGACGAAGGAAGGGCTTTATTCCAAAAAAGTACTCCTATTCTCCCCTCTGATTCTCCAGAAGAAGTTGCTGCCAAAGTCTTAAAAATTGAGCACGAATACTTTCCAAAGGTTGTGGAGGAGTATTTAGGTCGGATTTGA
- a CDS encoding 4-hydroxybenzoate polyprenyltransferase yields the protein MSKIYYFFKLIRWENLAIIAFTQYMARVFLVGKGDNVWDSILDKNQFLIASSTLLIAASGYIINDYFDVKIDLINKPQEVIIGRHIKRRVAMLWHQVFNILGTLLGWIVGLKVFVVNVLAISLLWVYASIFKKKPFVGNFMVAGLTGASLVVMAVFYTKNDLLINIYAVFAFGISIIREIVKDIEDTRGDLKYGAKTLPIIWGLRKTKTLLFIFLILFSFAVMMMGISLGNRNLLIALGILGVPMFYIGYKLYFADCKVHFSEISSWCKLTMVMGILSMIAV from the coding sequence ATGTCCAAAATCTATTACTTTTTTAAGCTTATCCGCTGGGAAAACTTAGCAATAATTGCGTTTACGCAATACATGGCTAGGGTGTTTTTGGTTGGCAAAGGGGATAATGTTTGGGATTCTATTTTGGACAAAAACCAGTTTCTCATCGCTTCATCTACATTGCTCATTGCAGCATCTGGGTATATCATCAATGATTATTTTGATGTCAAAATAGACCTCATCAATAAGCCTCAAGAAGTGATCATTGGCCGTCATATCAAACGAAGGGTGGCAATGTTATGGCATCAAGTATTTAATATTTTGGGTACTTTGTTAGGCTGGATTGTTGGTCTTAAGGTTTTCGTTGTCAATGTTTTAGCGATTTCATTGCTTTGGGTTTATGCCAGTATTTTCAAGAAAAAACCATTTGTCGGTAACTTTATGGTTGCGGGGCTCACTGGAGCAAGCTTGGTAGTAATGGCTGTTTTTTACACCAAAAATGATCTACTGATCAATATTTACGCTGTTTTCGCTTTTGGAATAAGCATTATTAGAGAGATAGTGAAGGATATAGAAGATACTAGAGGGGATCTAAAATACGGAGCGAAGACTTTACCAATTATTTGGGGCTTACGAAAGACGAAAACGCTTTTATTTATTTTTTTGATCCTATTTTCATTCGCTGTAATGATGATGGGAATTTCACTTGGAAATAGGAATTTGCTCATTGCTTTGGGAATTCTTGGAGTTCCAATGTTTTATATTGGATACAAGCTTTACTTTGCAGATTGTAAAGTCCACTTTTCCGAAATCAGCAGTTGGTGTAAACTTACAATGGTGATGGGTATTTTGAGTATGATTGCAGTTTAA
- a CDS encoding N-acetyl-alpha-D-glucosaminyl L-malate synthase BshA — MKIGIVCYPTFGGSGVVATELGKELALKGHKVHFITYTQPIRLDFFNENLFYHEVDISSYPLFQYPPYESALAGKMVDVVRYEKLDLLHVHYAIPHATSAFLAKQILRERGINIPVITTLHGTDITVVGKDNTYKPIVEFSINKSDGVTSVSADLRKETFETFRITNEIAVIPNFVDMERFHKQKKDHFKKIICPNDEKLIVHVSNFRKVKRIDDIIHVFGMIRPKMPSKLLLIGDGPERQTMELLCRKLELCDDIRFIGKLDAVEEVLSVADLFFMPSEKESFGLAALEAMACEVPVISTNTGGIPELVIQGKTGFMSEIGDRDDMAKNALHVLDEANLPTFKANALARAKEFDIKQIVPQYEAYYEQIIAKVKAEVI, encoded by the coding sequence ATGAAGATAGGAATTGTATGTTATCCCACATTTGGTGGAAGCGGTGTTGTAGCTACCGAGTTGGGCAAAGAACTAGCACTAAAAGGTCACAAAGTTCATTTTATTACTTATACTCAACCGATCAGATTAGACTTTTTTAACGAGAATCTATTCTATCACGAAGTCGATATTTCCTCTTATCCCCTATTCCAATATCCTCCGTATGAGTCTGCTTTGGCAGGAAAAATGGTGGATGTGGTAAGATACGAGAAACTAGATTTATTGCACGTACACTATGCCATCCCTCATGCTACTTCGGCATTTTTGGCAAAACAAATCTTAAGAGAAAGAGGCATTAATATTCCCGTAATAACAACCTTACACGGTACCGATATTACAGTAGTAGGCAAGGATAATACCTACAAACCTATCGTAGAGTTTAGCATTAATAAGTCCGACGGGGTTACGAGTGTGTCGGCTGATTTAAGAAAAGAAACTTTCGAAACGTTCCGAATTACGAACGAAATAGCTGTTATCCCGAACTTTGTGGACATGGAGCGATTCCACAAGCAAAAGAAAGATCACTTCAAAAAAATAATTTGTCCTAATGATGAAAAACTCATCGTTCACGTTTCCAATTTCAGAAAAGTAAAAAGGATAGATGATATCATTCATGTATTTGGAATGATAAGACCCAAAATGCCATCTAAATTATTATTGATTGGTGATGGTCCTGAGCGTCAAACAATGGAATTGCTTTGTCGTAAACTTGAATTATGTGACGACATCCGATTCATAGGAAAATTAGACGCTGTGGAAGAAGTACTTTCCGTAGCTGATCTATTTTTCATGCCATCAGAAAAAGAGAGTTTTGGATTGGCAGCTTTAGAAGCTATGGCTTGCGAAGTACCAGTGATCAGTACAAACACAGGTGGTATTCCAGAATTAGTGATTCAAGGAAAAACGGGTTTCATGAGTGAAATCGGCGATAGAGATGATATGGCAAAAAATGCCCTTCATGTCCTTGATGAAGCAAACCTTCCAACTTTCAAGGCAAATGCTTTGGCAAGAGCTAAGGAGTTTGATATCAAACAAATTGTCCCTCAATACGAGGCATATTACGAACAGATCATTGCCAAAGTTAAAGCTGAAGTTATCTAA